Proteins encoded by one window of Blautia faecicola:
- a CDS encoding Rpn family recombination-promoting nuclease/putative transposase, producing MELKKLPEKEQNESGIIRWMRFLGAKSRKEFEKMAKEDSYIDEAYEMLKHMSADEKKRLEYEAREKAIRDYHSQMQASREEGRKEGREEGKKEGVASIITNMLRKGKSPEEIADMTGEDLEEIQEIQKQLL from the coding sequence TTGGAACTGAAAAAGCTGCCGGAGAAAGAACAGAATGAGTCCGGAATTATCCGTTGGATGCGTTTCCTGGGAGCGAAAAGCAGGAAGGAGTTTGAGAAGATGGCAAAAGAAGACTCTTATATAGACGAAGCGTATGAGATGTTAAAACATATGAGCGCGGATGAGAAAAAACGCTTAGAATACGAGGCAAGGGAAAAAGCTATCCGGGATTATCATTCGCAGATGCAGGCTTCGAGGGAAGAAGGTAGAAAAGAAGGAAGGGAAGAAGGGAAAAAAGAAGGAGTTGCAAGCATTATAACAAATATGTTACGAAAGGGAAAAAGTCCGGAAGAAATTGCAGATATGACAGGTGAGGATCTGGAAGAAATACAGGAGATTCAGAAACAGTTGTTATAG
- the typA gene encoding translational GTPase TypA, translated as MKIKREDIRNVAIIAHVDHGKTTLVDQLLRQSGVFRANQEVQERVMDSNDIERERGITILSKNTAVYYKDTKINIIDTPGHADFGGEVERVLKMVDGVILVVDAFEGAMPQTKFVLKKALELDLHVIVCINKIDRPEARPDEVIDEVLELLMDLDASDEQLDCPFLYASAKAGHAVLDLNDTPENMEPLFETILKYIPAPEGDPEAGTQVLISTIDYNEYVGRIGVGKVDNGKIAVNQEVMLMNHHDPSKKKKVKISKLYEFEGLNKVEVQEAGIGSIVAISGIPEIHIGDTLCDVENPEPIPFQKISEPTIAMHFMVNDSPLAGQEGKFVTSRHLRERLMRELNTDVSLRVEDTDSPDCFKVSGRGELHLSVLIENMRREGYEFAVSKAEVLYKEDERGKLLEPMELAYIDVPEEFSGTVIQKMSERKGSLQGMSTGSDGSTRLEFEIPARGLIGFRGEFMTSTKGTGILNTSFDDYAPYKGDIQYRKQGSLIAFEAGESVTYGLFAAQERGTLFIGPGERVYAGMVIGQNGKAEDIELNVCKTKHLTNTRSSSADDALKLTPPKVLSLEQALEFIDNDELLEITPTSLRIRKKILDSRLRKRANLK; from the coding sequence ATGAAAATCAAAAGAGAAGATATTCGTAATGTGGCGATCATCGCCCATGTAGACCATGGTAAAACCACTCTGGTAGACCAGTTACTTCGTCAGAGCGGCGTATTCCGTGCGAATCAGGAAGTCCAGGAACGTGTTATGGACTCCAACGATATCGAGCGGGAACGTGGTATCACGATTCTTTCCAAAAATACAGCTGTTTATTACAAAGATACCAAGATCAACATCATCGACACTCCAGGTCATGCGGACTTCGGCGGCGAAGTAGAACGTGTCCTGAAGATGGTAGACGGTGTTATCCTGGTCGTAGATGCGTTCGAAGGTGCTATGCCGCAGACCAAATTCGTTCTGAAAAAAGCACTGGAACTGGATCTGCACGTGATCGTATGTATCAATAAGATCGACCGTCCGGAAGCCCGTCCGGATGAAGTCATCGATGAAGTTCTGGAACTTCTGATGGATCTGGATGCTTCCGACGAACAGTTAGACTGTCCGTTCCTGTATGCTTCCGCAAAAGCAGGCCACGCTGTTCTGGATCTGAACGATACACCGGAAAATATGGAACCTCTGTTTGAGACGATCTTAAAATACATCCCGGCTCCGGAAGGTGACCCGGAAGCAGGTACCCAGGTTCTGATCAGCACCATCGACTACAACGAATATGTAGGCCGTATCGGTGTCGGTAAAGTAGACAACGGTAAGATCGCTGTCAACCAGGAAGTGATGCTGATGAACCATCATGATCCTTCCAAGAAGAAAAAAGTAAAGATCAGCAAACTGTATGAGTTTGAAGGCCTGAACAAAGTAGAAGTACAGGAAGCAGGCATCGGTTCTATCGTTGCTATTTCCGGTATCCCGGAGATCCACATCGGAGATACCCTGTGTGACGTGGAAAATCCGGAACCAATCCCGTTCCAGAAGATTTCCGAGCCGACCATCGCCATGCATTTTATGGTAAATGACAGCCCGCTGGCAGGTCAGGAAGGTAAATTCGTAACTTCCCGTCATCTGAGAGAACGTCTGATGCGCGAACTGAACACCGATGTCAGCCTGCGTGTGGAAGATACCGATTCTCCGGACTGCTTCAAAGTATCCGGTCGTGGAGAGCTGCATCTGTCTGTCCTGATCGAGAACATGCGTCGTGAGGGTTATGAATTTGCAGTAAGTAAAGCGGAAGTTCTTTATAAAGAAGACGAACGTGGAAAACTGTTAGAGCCTATGGAACTGGCTTACATCGATGTTCCGGAAGAGTTCTCCGGTACAGTCATCCAGAAAATGAGCGAACGTAAAGGTTCCCTGCAGGGTATGAGCACCGGAAGCGACGGTTCCACCCGTCTGGAATTCGAGATTCCTGCCCGTGGTCTGATCGGTTTCCGTGGAGAGTTCATGACTTCCACCAAAGGTACCGGTATCCTGAACACAAGTTTTGACGACTACGCTCCGTACAAAGGAGATATCCAGTACAGAAAACAGGGTTCCCTGATCGCTTTTGAAGCCGGCGAGTCCGTAACTTACGGTCTGTTCGCTGCACAGGAGCGTGGTACACTGTTTATCGGACCTGGCGAAAGAGTTTACGCCGGTATGGTTATCGGACAGAACGGTAAAGCCGAAGATATCGAGCTGAATGTCTGCAAGACCAAACATCTAACCAACACCCGTTCTTCTTCCGCAGATGACGCCCTGAAACTGACCCCGCCGAAAGTCCTGAGCCTGGAACAGGCATTGGAATTCATCGATAACGATGAGCTCCTGGAGATCACTCCTACCAGCCTGCGTATCCGTAAGAAGATTCTGGATTCCAGACTGAGAAAGAGAGCAAATCTGAAATAA
- the hpf gene encoding ribosome hibernation-promoting factor, HPF/YfiA family: MKFIIIGRNIDVTEGLKSAVQEKLGKLERYFTPETEIHVTLSVEKDRQKIEVTIPVKGNIIRSEQVSSDMYVSIDLVEEVIERQLRKYKTKIVNQQQAGGNFQKEFVEDEFLEDEEVKIIRTKKFGIKPMYPEDACVQMELLGHNFYVFRNAETDEVNVVYKRKGNTYGLIEPEC, from the coding sequence ATGAAATTTATTATCATTGGAAGAAATATTGACGTTACAGAGGGACTGAAATCAGCCGTACAGGAAAAGCTTGGTAAGCTGGAACGGTATTTTACTCCGGAGACAGAGATTCATGTAACCTTGAGTGTGGAAAAAGACAGACAGAAGATTGAAGTTACCATCCCGGTAAAAGGAAACATTATTCGTTCCGAGCAGGTGAGCAGCGATATGTATGTATCCATCGACCTGGTAGAGGAAGTCATCGAGCGTCAGCTTCGCAAATATAAAACCAAGATCGTCAATCAGCAGCAGGCAGGAGGAAACTTCCAGAAAGAGTTTGTGGAGGATGAATTCCTGGAGGACGAAGAGGTTAAGATTATCCGTACCAAGAAGTTTGGTATTAAACCGATGTATCCGGAAGATGCATGTGTGCAGATGGAATTGCTGGGACATAATTTTTATGTGTTCAGGAATGCGGAGACGGATGAGGTGAATGTGGTTTATAAGAGAAAGGGAAATACTTATGGCTTGATTGAGCCGGAGTGTTAA
- the dapB gene encoding 4-hydroxy-tetrahydrodipicolinate reductase, with translation MVKVIMHGCNGHMGQVITQLVEKDPEIEIVAGIDLNDCRDNGYPVFTDIWTCDVEADAVIDFCTAKATDTLLEYCEKRQIPVVLCTTGLTDEQIKKVEETSKHVAVLKSANMSLGINLLMKLVKEAAQTLAAAGFDMEIVEKHHRLKVDAPSGTALALADSLNEGLDNAYHYTFDRSQRREQRDDKEIGISAVRGGTIVGEHDVIFAGDDEVITFQHTAYSKTLFAKGAIQAAKFLKGKGPGWYQMSDVIG, from the coding sequence ATGGTAAAAGTAATCATGCATGGCTGCAACGGCCATATGGGTCAGGTGATCACCCAGTTAGTGGAGAAAGATCCTGAAATTGAAATCGTAGCAGGGATTGATTTAAATGACTGCAGAGACAACGGATATCCGGTATTTACCGATATCTGGACCTGCGATGTGGAGGCAGATGCCGTGATCGACTTCTGTACGGCAAAAGCGACCGACACACTGTTAGAGTACTGTGAAAAGCGACAGATCCCGGTTGTACTGTGTACCACCGGTCTGACCGATGAGCAGATCAAAAAAGTGGAAGAGACCAGCAAACATGTGGCAGTCCTGAAATCCGCAAACATGTCTCTTGGTATCAATCTGCTGATGAAACTGGTAAAAGAAGCAGCTCAGACCCTGGCAGCAGCCGGATTTGACATGGAGATCGTGGAAAAACACCATCGCCTGAAAGTGGACGCTCCGAGCGGAACCGCCCTGGCACTGGCAGACAGCCTGAACGAAGGACTGGACAACGCTTATCATTATACCTTTGACAGAAGCCAGAGAAGAGAACAGAGAGATGACAAAGAAATCGGTATCTCTGCTGTCCGTGGCGGAACGATCGTCGGAGAACATGATGTGATCTTCGCCGGTGACGATGAAGTGATCACATTCCAGCACACCGCTTACTCCAAAACCCTGTTTGCAAAAGGTGCGATCCAGGCAGCCAAGTTCCTGAAAGGAAAAGGACCGGGCTGGTATCAGATGAGCGATGTCATCGGATAA
- a CDS encoding single-stranded DNA-binding protein — MTDKIIENNQVEIMGKIASQFTFSHQVFGEGFYMVDVLVKRLSDSEDRIPVMISERLVDVNEDYEGEYIHVMGQFRSYNRHEEKKNRLVLSVFAREVEFVEDDDENMKSNAIFLDGYICKPPVYRKTPLGREIADLLIAVNRPYGKSDYIPCICWGRNARYASAFQVGGHVLIWGRIQSREYVKKISEEETQKRTAYEISVSKLEYAD; from the coding sequence ATGACAGATAAGATTATTGAAAACAATCAGGTGGAAATCATGGGAAAAATCGCATCCCAGTTTACATTCAGCCATCAGGTATTCGGCGAGGGCTTTTATATGGTAGATGTGCTGGTCAAACGACTCAGCGATTCCGAAGACCGGATCCCGGTCATGATCTCGGAGCGTCTGGTGGATGTGAACGAAGATTATGAAGGGGAGTATATCCATGTGATGGGGCAGTTTCGCTCCTACAACCGCCATGAGGAAAAGAAAAACCGGCTGGTGCTCTCGGTGTTTGCCAGAGAGGTGGAATTTGTGGAAGATGACGATGAAAATATGAAGAGCAACGCCATTTTCCTGGATGGATACATATGTAAACCGCCGGTCTACCGGAAAACACCGCTTGGCAGAGAAATCGCGGATCTTCTGATCGCTGTCAACCGGCCGTATGGAAAATCGGACTATATCCCGTGCATCTGCTGGGGCAGAAATGCCAGATATGCATCCGCTTTTCAGGTGGGCGGCCATGTCCTGATCTGGGGCAGGATCCAGAGCCGGGAATACGTGAAAAAAATCAGCGAGGAAGAGACACAGAAGCGGACCGCATACGAGATTTCTGTGAGCAAACTGGAATATGCGGATTGA
- the hisA gene encoding phosphoribosylformimino-5-aminoimidazole carboxamide ribotide isomerase, with protein MRFRPCIDIHNGKVKQIVGGSLRDQGDQAQENFVAEQDAPFFARLYQSRGIRGGHIILLNPATSPYYEATRQQAIEALKAYPGGMQIGGGIREDNAESFLDAGASHVIVTSYVFKDGQINWENLEKLERAVGKEHLVLDLSCRKKDGQYYIVTDRWQNFTQVPVSEQTIAEFSSHCDEFLVHAVDVEGKASGIEVELVKLLAKKHPLPVTYAGGVGSFQDLETLRVAGENRVDVTVGSALDLFGGSMKWEDVLDICQKSENYSEK; from the coding sequence ATGAGATTTCGTCCATGTATCGATATTCACAACGGAAAAGTAAAACAGATCGTAGGTGGCAGCCTGCGGGATCAGGGAGATCAGGCTCAGGAAAACTTTGTGGCTGAGCAGGATGCTCCCTTTTTTGCGCGCCTCTATCAGTCCCGTGGGATCCGCGGCGGTCATATTATCCTATTAAATCCTGCAACTTCGCCTTATTATGAAGCGACGAGACAGCAGGCAATAGAAGCGCTGAAAGCCTATCCGGGCGGGATGCAGATCGGCGGCGGGATCCGGGAAGACAATGCGGAGAGTTTTCTGGATGCCGGTGCCAGTCATGTGATCGTCACCTCGTATGTGTTTAAGGACGGGCAGATCAACTGGGAGAATCTGGAGAAACTGGAGCGTGCCGTAGGAAAGGAACACCTGGTTCTGGACCTGAGCTGCCGGAAAAAAGACGGACAGTATTATATCGTGACAGACCGCTGGCAGAATTTTACCCAGGTGCCCGTATCGGAACAGACGATTGCGGAATTTTCTTCCCACTGTGATGAGTTTCTGGTGCATGCAGTAGATGTGGAAGGAAAAGCTTCCGGGATCGAGGTGGAGCTGGTGAAGCTTCTGGCGAAGAAACATCCGCTTCCGGTCACCTATGCCGGCGGCGTGGGAAGTTTTCAGGATCTGGAGACGCTGCGCGTGGCAGGGGAAAACCGGGTGGATGTGACGGTCGGCAGTGCGCTCGATCTCTTCGGCGGCAGTATGAAGTGGGAGGATGTCCTGGATATTTGTCAGAAGAGTGAAAATTATTCCGAAAAATAA
- a CDS encoding RNA polymerase sigma factor encodes MKPKNKERQERETMMGYQTGTLTGIETWMVERGIRDRIAAWYLFVEKEKQKIGQIFAVIRKETEQKKAVKIAGKQKAEVLAERILDVYGDAVLRLAYTYVHNMSDAEDILQETLIRYLENRPVFENEKHEKAWLFRVAANLSKNKIAYNKIRQADQLEDQLIAQEREDLTFVWDAVKRLPESYREAIHLYYYEGFPTAQIAEILGKKESSVRSDLRRGREKLRKVLREEYDFE; translated from the coding sequence GTGAAACCGAAAAACAAAGAGAGACAGGAGCGGGAAACGATGATGGGTTATCAGACCGGAACGTTGACGGGTATCGAAACGTGGATGGTGGAAAGAGGGATTAGGGACAGGATCGCTGCGTGGTATCTGTTCGTGGAAAAGGAGAAACAAAAGATCGGGCAGATATTTGCCGTGATCCGAAAGGAGACAGAACAGAAAAAGGCGGTCAAAATTGCCGGGAAGCAGAAGGCAGAGGTGCTTGCGGAACGGATTCTGGATGTGTATGGAGATGCTGTGCTGCGGCTTGCGTATACCTACGTACATAATATGAGTGATGCGGAGGACATCCTGCAGGAAACACTGATCCGTTATCTGGAGAATCGTCCGGTGTTTGAAAATGAAAAGCACGAAAAGGCATGGCTATTCCGGGTGGCGGCGAATCTGAGTAAAAATAAGATTGCCTACAATAAGATCCGTCAGGCAGACCAGCTGGAGGATCAGCTGATCGCGCAGGAACGGGAAGATCTGACTTTTGTGTGGGATGCGGTAAAGAGACTTCCGGAAAGCTACCGGGAAGCGATTCATCTGTATTATTATGAAGGATTTCCAACAGCGCAGATTGCAGAGATTCTGGGAAAAAAGGAGAGCAGTGTGCGGTCTGATCTTCGAAGAGGAAGAGAAAAACTGCGGAAAGTTCTGAGAGAGGAGTATGATTTTGAGTAA
- the dapA gene encoding 4-hydroxy-tetrahydrodipicolinate synthase, whose protein sequence is MAIFEGAGVAIVTPMKENLEVNYDKLEELLEEQIAGGTDAIVICGTTGESATLTEEEHMRTIKFAIDKVNHRIPVVAGTGSNSTATATQMSKEAAEAGADGILLVTPYYNKATQNGLIKHYTTITDEAKVPAILYNVPSRTGCSLAASTVAYLAKNAEYVTAIKEASGDISHVADIMHACDGAIDLYSGNDDQIVPILSLGGKGVISVLSNVAPKETHDIVALFMEGKVKESCELQLKALPLVHALFSEVNPIPVKAALNLMGKEVGPLRLPLTEMEAAHQAVLAEEMRKFGIKLA, encoded by the coding sequence ATGGCTATTTTTGAAGGAGCAGGTGTTGCGATTGTCACACCTATGAAAGAAAACCTGGAAGTAAACTATGACAAGCTGGAAGAATTACTGGAGGAGCAGATTGCAGGCGGCACAGACGCTATCGTTATCTGCGGAACAACAGGAGAATCTGCAACACTGACCGAAGAAGAGCATATGAGAACGATCAAATTTGCCATTGATAAGGTAAATCATCGTATCCCGGTTGTTGCAGGAACCGGATCCAATTCTACCGCAACCGCAACACAGATGTCCAAAGAGGCAGCAGAGGCAGGCGCAGACGGTATCCTTCTGGTAACTCCTTACTATAATAAAGCAACACAGAACGGACTGATCAAACACTATACAACGATCACAGACGAAGCAAAAGTACCGGCGATCCTGTACAACGTACCGAGCCGTACCGGATGTTCTCTGGCAGCATCCACCGTTGCTTATCTGGCAAAAAATGCAGAATATGTAACCGCTATCAAAGAGGCATCCGGAGATATCAGCCATGTGGCAGACATCATGCATGCCTGCGACGGAGCGATCGATCTGTATTCCGGAAATGATGATCAGATCGTACCGATCCTGTCATTGGGTGGAAAAGGTGTTATCTCCGTACTGTCCAACGTGGCACCGAAGGAGACACATGACATCGTTGCTCTGTTCATGGAAGGCAAAGTAAAAGAAAGCTGCGAACTGCAGTTAAAGGCTCTGCCGTTAGTCCATGCGCTGTTCAGCGAGGTAAATCCGATCCCGGTAAAAGCAGCCCTGAACCTGATGGGCAAAGAAGTAGGACCGCTTCGTCTGCCACTGACCGAGATGGAAGCAGCACACCAGGCAGTTCTGGCAGAAGAAATGAGAAAATTCGGTATCAAACTGGCATAA